One Thermotoga sp. genomic window, AGTGCAGAGAACAGGTATAGATCTTTCCAGGATCGCCCACACCATTGCGAACGTGGAGTGGGTATGGATCACTGATCTTGCCCAATCGAGGTGTTTGTAAAGATACAGATGAGTGGCCGTGTCAACAGATGGTTTTTTCTCACCCTCTATCACATTTCCTTCCAGATCCACCACAACGAAATCCTCCGGTTTCAAGATAGTGTAGGGAACACCGGAAGGCTTTATCAGAACGTGTTCACCAATTCGCATACTCACGTTTCCGCTCGTGTAAGCAACAAGACCGTATTTTTCCAGCACCATGTGGGCATCATAGAGTTCTTTTCTTTCCTTTTCGTACATGGCCTTACCTCCTTTATAGGTAAACTACGGTCAGAATTTCTCATGTAAGAAGATCTTATCCTCCCAGCTCTCTTCTCTTAGTCCTCCACCGAAAATCTGTAAACAGTAACCTGCCTGTATTCTTCCCCAGGCCTCAATATGGCACTTGGAAAGTTCGGATGATTCGGAGAATCGGGAAAGTGCTGGGCTTCTAGGCACAAGCCGGAGTATGGTCTGTAATAGCAACCATTCTTTCCTTTTACATCAAGGAAATTCCCTGTGTAGAGCTGAAGACCGGGCTCTGTTGTGTAGACTTCCATTCTCCTGCCAGATTTCCCATCCCTTAGAACAGCTGCGAGCTTCAGCTTTCCATCTTCACCGTTCAGGATGTAATTTATGTCGAATCCCTTGGTTGGAGAGGTTTTCAACGGTTCGATCGCATCCCCCAGTTTCCTGAAAGATCTCAGATCGTAAGGCGTTCCTTTGACCGGTGCGATCTCTCCCGTGGGTATGAGGTTCTCATCGACGGGGGTATAACGATCTGCGTTTATCATGAGATCGTGATCAAGTATCGTTCCTTCACCTGAGAGGTTGAAGTAAGAATGATGGGTGAGGTTCACGACGGTTGGCTTATCCGTGGTTGCACGATATTCTATCCTCAGTTCATTTTCGTTTGTAAGGGTGTAAATAACGGTGAGATCCAGATTTCCGGGATAGCCTTCCTCACCATCGTGACTGAAATGCTTCAGAACAAGAGAAGGTCCCCTGGGCGTTTTCATAGGAATGGCTTTGAAAACTCTTGTGTAGAATCCTTTCACACCACCGTGGAGGGCGTTCGGTCGATCACCGTCGTTCAGGGCAAGTTGATACGTTACGCCATCTATCGAAAAGCGACCGTAAGCAATCCTGTTTGCGTATCTTCCTACAATCGCTCCAAAGAAGTAGTTTGGATTCTTTTCTTCGTATTCCTGTAGCGTATCGAATCCCAAGACAACATCAGAAAGGGTGCCAGTTCTATCTGGCACCCATAGTTCCCTCACTATCGCACCGTAAGTGATTATCTTCACCATCGCGCTGTTCTTGTTTATGAGTGTGTACTGATGAGCGGGTATCCCTTCGGATGTTGTTCCGAAGAACTCCTTCTCAATATGGCATGTCAAATAGTTCATTCTTTTCTCCTCCTGAAAGCGGTTTTCTCTACTCCAATTCTATCTCAATCACACTGCAAGAGAAAGGTTTAAAAGTATATTCAAATTCGGTGTCAACTGTGATGGTCTCAGAGGTGATATCAACGATGTTTGGATTTTCCATGGTGTTCCTTGCGTTCACATCCGGCCCAGTGAGTGTATAGACTGCGGCTTTCTTTTGTCCCAGACCTTCCACTCTGATCGGAACTTTCAGGGCATCTTCTTTCTTGTAATTTACAACGGCTATGAAGAGCTTTTTGCCATCTTCTGAGATGGAGGCAGCTGCATCCAGGAAAGGAACGTTTTCAACGGAAAAGGGCATCTTGTTGATGAACATGACTCCCTCTACGCTGTAAGTCTCTGTTTCAACGTACGTTTTCACAAGTTTTTCGCCAGAATGATTCACGATGAGTTCAAACGCTTTGTACACAGGTGTGAGTACGAGGCCATTTTTCTCCGTGTGTATGGCACCAAGAGCGTTCACAAGTTGTGCGAGGTTGGCAAGCGGCACTATGTCACTCATCTTCTGAAGGAGTACAAGTACCCCACATGCGAAGATACCATCCTTGAGGTCGTAGGGCTCCTCGAGTTTGTTGTTGGACTCCCTGTACCATACGTTCCATTCGTCCAGGGCGATCTTTACTCCTCTCTTCCTTGCAACCTCGATCGTGTCGATGAGTTTCTTCACTCCGATGAGTCTCTCTTTGAGGAGGTAGACTGTGGAGACCGTTTCGTAATAATCGTCGGACCCTGTGTAGAAGTGATAGGATATGTAATCGATCACATCCCCTGCTTCCTGAAGAACCTTCAAATTCCAGATGGGGTCATCACAGCCGACGGCGATCACCTTGATGGTCGGATCGAAAACCTTCATCCATTTCGTGTATTCTTTGGCCGCTCGAGCGTACTCATCCGCTGTCATGTGACCTACCTGCCATTCACCCCACATCTCGTTTCCTATTCCCCAGAATTTCACGTTATAGGGTTCTGGATGACCGTATTTTCTTCTGAGCTGAGCGTAGTAGGTGTTCCCTTTTCCATTGCAGTATTCGAGCCAGTGAAGAGCTTCATCGAGTGTTCCTGTTCCCATATTGATACAGATGTAGGGTTCTGCTCCTATCTCGCGACAGTATTCAATGAATTCGTCCGTTCCAAACCTGTTTGGTTCTTCCTGCTGCCATGCAAGGTCGAATCTGACAGGCCTCTGATTCTTCGGTCCTATACCATCCTCCCAGTGGTAGTTCGATGCAAAGTTTCCACCTGGCCATCTCAGATTTGGAACTTTTATCCTCTTCACCGCTTCCAGTACGTCCTTTCTGAAACCTCTCTCATCTGAGAGCGGTGAACCTTCTTCGTAGATTCCTCCGTAGATACACCTTCCCAGGTGTTCTGTGAAATGACCATAAATGTGTCTGCTGATCGGTTTAACAACTTTCTTTGGATCGACAACGATTCTGTAGGCCATACTCCTTTCCCTCCTCACTCCACAAAAGTTGGTGTTATTGAGATACTGTCTATATTGGGACCGTACACGGACACATTTGCCGGTGAAACCTCGGTGTTCGGATTTTCGAATCTCACGGTATGATCACCCTCGTTCAGATAAAGGTAAAGAACCTTGGTGGAAAAGCCATCTATTCCCCCGGTGTACCTGAAAAAGAGATCTCTTTCCTGTCCGTCGACGATCAATCTACAGTATCTGTCGACCACGTTGAGGTTGTAGGCGTGGGTACCCAGTGTTTCTTCGTTACTGTAGCGAATGACAAAGGAGTAGTAGCCATCTTTGGGTACGTAGAACTTCATCTCAAGGGCATTTTCTTTCCCTCTTCCTATTCCGGTGACGAACCTACCAGAAGAGGCGCAGTCCGACCTTTCCACCCGAACGTTCCCTATTAAACTACCCTCTTCTGCTTCGTAGGTTTTGAGGTCACCATCCGTTTTTACCAGCACAGCGGAACTCAGCATCATCGTGCTGTCGGAAAGATTCTTCAATTTTATCAGGTTCACTCCCCTCTGGAGGAACACGGTAAACTGGCAGCCAGCCACATTCTTCTTTGCAGAGCGGTTGACTTCCACCTCAAACTGGTTAAGATCATCACCGTTCATCTTCACTGAATAATAACCATCTTCTTCCACTACAACAAAGAACTCAACTTCCTCGTCTTTTTTCAACGTGATCCTATCGCCTTCGAAGATACCATTCGCTGACACCAGATGATCTCTTATCAAAATCTCCTTTTCTTTCGAATAGAGCCTCAAATCTATGCGGTCTATGCCTATACTCGGTGAATTGTCTTCTTTGAGTATCTTCATCGTGTGTGTTCCTTTCTCAAGCTGAACAACCATCTCCATCTTTCCAACATAGCTGCCAGATAGTGTAGGGGGGAAATCCATCTCGAAAGTTTTGTCATCGATTTTCATTTCATACTTCACAGTTCTTCTGTTCCCATTCACGTACCATATCTCGAGGAGATACAAACCGCCCCCTGGTACTTCAACATCGAAGGAAAGAGCGCTCTTTGGATTGTCGAAGAACACCATCTTTCCTCCAGAGTAAGGTGGGTTGTTCCCTCCTCCGTGGATTTCCACCGTGCAGTTTTCAAGAAAAGCCTCTTCCGCTTCCTTCCTCCACTTCCAACCAGGTTGATACAAGGATCGAACACCTTCATCTTCCCTCACAACAACAAGATAAGCGGACATCTCGTTCAAATCGCGAAGTGTAAGAGATAGCACACTGTTTTGAACTTCCGTGTAGCCTTTTAACAAAAGATCCGGGGAGGTATAGATCCCCGTGTAACCAGACCATTCGACCTCCCAGACCTCATAGTAGGCTTCTTTCTCAAAAGGAACGTTTTTGAACGTGAGAGTGAATTCCTTCTGATCGTCACCACCAAGAAGAACTTTCAGAGTTTTTGTGTTTTGATCGTACACAGCCAGTGTGGAGATCGATGTGTAACTCGGCGATGCCGCGATCAATTCTCCGGACATGCTCACGTATTCTCTGAACAACCACCACGCACCATTCGGGACGTTTCCCTCCACAAGACCGGAGAAATTTCCTGCAGCGTGCCAGTATGCAAGACATCCATCTATTCTTGATTGTTCCAACCTGGCAAGCCATTTTACAAGTCTTCCAGGAACGGAGAGTTCTTTTCCAAGGGCGTATTCGTTGATACAGATCGGTAGTGGCTCAATTCCAAGTTCTTTTTCGATTTTTCGAAGATGCTGATAATAGGCATGTCCTGCTTCCACATCCATGAGGTTCAGTTCGTGCCAGGTGATCAGATCCGGCAGGCAATTTTCCTGTAGACAGAACTCAAGGAATCTTTCCATGAACCTCGGATCGTAGGTGGTCGTGTTCGGCCCTGCTATTTTCGCGTCTGGCGCTATCTTTTTTATTTCGTTGTAAACAGTCTTCCACGCAGTGAAGAACTCTTTCATTCTCTTGGTAGACCAAAAGAGGCCTCCATACCAGATCGCATCGGGTTCGTTGAAGGGAACGTAGACGATTCTGTCTTTGTAGGGTAGAGTTTCCATGGTCTGAACAGATTTTCTCACCTTCTCGAGATAGTCATCCGGAACGTAGTCTCTGTTGTTATCTGGATTCTTTTCGTACGGCCAGTGTAGATAGATATCCTGAAGATAAACCTGGAGATAACTTCCACCTACCTCTACGAAGCTTTCCATGACCCTGAAGGCATCAGCACCGGGATGCTGAAGTCCCCTCGGTGGTTTCTGGTTCACCGTTCTCACCTTTATGGGAATCAGTGAAATAACAGTCGGAACATCCGGTTCGGAGAGGGCGTAGTGGGCACCAACTGCTCCAAAGCCGAGAGTTCCACTCGTCTGGGAAAGATCAAAGACAAATTCACTTCCCAGAATCAGTGTAGAAAAACAGAGAATCACCGCAACCCACCTCATTCTTTCACCCTCAACCTCAAGATGGTCACCGTGTGGGCTTTAAAGGTGTATTCAAAGGAAGTGTTGAGACCAGTTATTACCCTCTCTTTTGGAACGATATTGAGTTCATCGAAATTGTTCTCATCCTTTGGATCACCAGTAAGGAAGATCTCCTTGCCTGTCTCTTCAACGGCAATTCCCTTAATATCCAGATGCACGGTTCTATCTTCTGGCCAGGGATTGACGACCTTTATAATTAGTTCCCTGGATTTTTCATCATACGTTACTACATGGTAGAGATGTTTGTACCTATAACCAAACATCCTGTACTCCTCGTTAGTGAGTTCAGAGTGAATCACCACATCTCCTCTATTCTCACTGAAAACCTTTTGAACATAGTAACTTGGAGTACCGAAGACCCTGCTGCCATCGAACCAGATCAGATCCGGTATCCACTGTGACCAATCCACTCTGTTGAACAAGGGAGCGTAAGAAGCCATGATAACAACATCTGAGTTCCTCTCCACACCTGTCAGAAAAGCTGCCTCAGCGAGCGCTGCCCACCAGTTGTTTCTCCTTCTATCTGTGTGCGCTGCATATTCTCCGAGCATAACCTTCGGACCGCTTCTGTTGTATCTGTTGTATCTATCGGTGTTTGCCAGCATCCACTCCGGTGAAGCGTAGATGTGTTCGTCAAAGATTTCCACGTTGTTCTCTCTTGCCCAGCGCCACGCTTGTTTGAAGCCGGTTCCTTCGTAGGACGGCGGCCCGCTGAAGATTATCTTCACGTCGGGGTATTTTTCTTTGATCGCTTTTCTAAATTTTTCGAAATTCTCCCAGTACCTCGGTCCCCAGTTTTCATTGCCAACACCAATGTATTTCACGTTGAAAGGCTCCGGATGACCAAGAGACGCTCTGACGCCTCCCCAGTATGTGTCTGTTGCACCGTTGGCAAACTCGAGGAAATCCAGAACGTCCTGAATCCATTCTTTGAGTTCCTCCTCGGAGGCGTATTCTGGTGATTCTATCTGGAAAGATATTCCGGGATTGAATATGGGAACAGGTTCTGCTCCCAGTTTTTCACAGAGGAGTAAATATTCGTAAAAACCGATACCAAGTGTCTGATAGTACCCCCAGAAATTCCATTTTGTCTTTCTCTGTTCAATTGGGCCAATACTTTCCTTCCATCGGTACGCGTTTTCTAGGGTGTTTCCCTGAACCAGGCATCCACCTGGAAACCTCATGAAACCCGGCTTGAGGTCCTCGATCATTCCCAAGAGGTCCTCTCTCATGCCACTCCAGTTCTTCTTGGGCATCAGAGAAACCATGTCGATTCTGAGAGTTCCGCTGCCAAAGATGGAAATCGAGAGCCTCGAATCAGTGGATGTCTTCGTGGGGATGAGATTCAATGTGTATTTTTTCCAGTCACCGACTGGTTGATGAAGCAAGATACTTCCTGAAGCCAGAACCTCGTCATCGTCAACGACCATTGTGGTGATCGTTCCGGTGAAATCTCCACTGAGGTAAATAGAGAAGGTGTATTCCTGACCCTGAATCACCACAATTCCACCGTAGCCCAGGTTTGTGAGAGTCGCTCTATCGGTTTCGAAAAACTTCATCTCAAGGTAGCGAGTGTTGTTTCCATTGAGGGAGTGTGTTTCTTCTATTGAAGATTTCACAGAATCGCCTCTTTCGATTTTCCACCCTTCGTACCTTCTGGTTTCCTGCTCGAACGATCTGTTTCTCACAAGTTCCACGTAAAGTCCTCCATCGACTGCGTGATTTATGTCCTCGAAGAATATTCCATAGAGTGTTTCTGGTATTTCTGGCCCCTGCTGAGAAAAGTCAATTGTCAACACATGCTGAACTTCTCCGACAAGAAGGAGAGAGAGCATCAAAAACAACCCAACAAAAAACTTTGACATTCTTTCACCCCACAGTTCACTCTTTCCCAACGGATCCCAGGTAAATTCCCCGCATGAGATACTTTCTGAAG contains:
- a CDS encoding L-ribulose-5-phosphate 4-epimerase → MYEKERKELYDAHMVLEKYGLVAYTSGNVSMRIGEHVLIKPSGVPYTILKPEDFVVVDLEGNVIEGEKKPSVDTATHLYLYKHLDWARSVIHTHSTFAMVWAILERSIPVLCTAHADVFGEEIPLTEYAPVGSEAIGKAVLKVIGKSGAVLLRKHGVMVVGTSVEDAVKKAIFLEEVAKAAYFATLAGKPVPLPPDEVDRLYNQYHTKYGQK
- a CDS encoding aldose epimerase family protein → MNYLTCHIEKEFFGTTSEGIPAHQYTLINKNSAMVKIITYGAIVRELWVPDRTGTLSDVVLGFDTLQEYEEKNPNYFFGAIVGRYANRIAYGRFSIDGVTYQLALNDGDRPNALHGGVKGFYTRVFKAIPMKTPRGPSLVLKHFSHDGEEGYPGNLDLTVIYTLTNENELRIEYRATTDKPTVVNLTHHSYFNLSGEGTILDHDLMINADRYTPVDENLIPTGEIAPVKGTPYDLRSFRKLGDAIEPLKTSPTKGFDINYILNGEDGKLKLAAVLRDGKSGRRMEVYTTEPGLQLYTGNFLDVKGKNGCYYRPYSGLCLEAQHFPDSPNHPNFPSAILRPGEEYRQVTVYRFSVED
- a CDS encoding alpha-N-arabinofuranosidase; translation: MAYRIVVDPKKVVKPISRHIYGHFTEHLGRCIYGGIYEEGSPLSDERGFRKDVLEAVKRIKVPNLRWPGGNFASNYHWEDGIGPKNQRPVRFDLAWQQEEPNRFGTDEFIEYCREIGAEPYICINMGTGTLDEALHWLEYCNGKGNTYYAQLRRKYGHPEPYNVKFWGIGNEMWGEWQVGHMTADEYARAAKEYTKWMKVFDPTIKVIAVGCDDPIWNLKVLQEAGDVIDYISYHFYTGSDDYYETVSTVYLLKERLIGVKKLIDTIEVARKRGVKIALDEWNVWYRESNNKLEEPYDLKDGIFACGVLVLLQKMSDIVPLANLAQLVNALGAIHTEKNGLVLTPVYKAFELIVNHSGEKLVKTYVETETYSVEGVMFINKMPFSVENVPFLDAAASISEDGKKLFIAVVNYKKEDALKVPIRVEGLGQKKAAVYTLTGPDVNARNTMENPNIVDITSETITVDTEFEYTFKPFSCSVIEIELE
- a CDS encoding alpha-L-arabinofuranosidase C-terminal domain-containing protein; this encodes MSKFFVGLFLMLSLLLVGEVQHVLTIDFSQQGPEIPETLYGIFFEDINHAVDGGLYVELVRNRSFEQETRRYEGWKIERGDSVKSSIEETHSLNGNNTRYLEMKFFETDRATLTNLGYGGIVVIQGQEYTFSIYLSGDFTGTITTMVVDDDEVLASGSILLHQPVGDWKKYTLNLIPTKTSTDSRLSISIFGSGTLRIDMVSLMPKKNWSGMREDLLGMIEDLKPGFMRFPGGCLVQGNTLENAYRWKESIGPIEQRKTKWNFWGYYQTLGIGFYEYLLLCEKLGAEPVPIFNPGISFQIESPEYASEEELKEWIQDVLDFLEFANGATDTYWGGVRASLGHPEPFNVKYIGVGNENWGPRYWENFEKFRKAIKEKYPDVKIIFSGPPSYEGTGFKQAWRWARENNVEIFDEHIYASPEWMLANTDRYNRYNRSGPKVMLGEYAAHTDRRRNNWWAALAEAAFLTGVERNSDVVIMASYAPLFNRVDWSQWIPDLIWFDGSRVFGTPSYYVQKVFSENRGDVVIHSELTNEEYRMFGYRYKHLYHVVTYDEKSRELIIKVVNPWPEDRTVHLDIKGIAVEETGKEIFLTGDPKDENNFDELNIVPKERVITGLNTSFEYTFKAHTVTILRLRVKE